One genomic segment of Pseudomonas fortuita includes these proteins:
- the cobO gene encoding cob(I)yrinic acid a,c-diamide adenosyltransferase, producing MSEATERDERHLARMQRKKAVIDERIANSPNECGLLLVLTGNGKGKSSSAFGMLARALGHGMQCGVVQFIKGRNSTGEELFFRRFPEQVRYHVMGEGFTWETQDRQRDIAAAEAAWAVSRQLLQDPSVQFVVLDELNIALKHGYLDLDQVLSDIQGRPPMQHVIVTGRAAKPEMIELADTVTEMGMLKHAFQAGIRAQKGVEL from the coding sequence ATGAGCGAAGCCACCGAACGCGACGAACGTCACCTGGCGCGCATGCAGCGCAAGAAGGCGGTCATCGACGAACGCATCGCCAATTCCCCCAACGAATGCGGCTTGCTGCTGGTGCTGACCGGCAATGGCAAAGGCAAGAGCAGCTCTGCCTTCGGCATGCTCGCCCGCGCCCTGGGCCATGGCATGCAGTGTGGAGTGGTGCAGTTCATCAAAGGCCGTAATAGCACCGGCGAAGAGCTGTTTTTCCGCCGCTTCCCCGAGCAGGTTCGCTATCACGTGATGGGTGAGGGCTTTACCTGGGAAACCCAGGACCGCCAGCGTGACATCGCTGCCGCCGAAGCCGCCTGGGCGGTGTCGCGGCAGTTGCTGCAGGATCCAAGTGTGCAGTTCGTAGTGCTGGATGAGCTGAATATCGCCCTCAAGCATGGCTACCTCGACCTGGACCAGGTCCTGTCCGACATCCAGGGCCGTCCGCCCATGCAGCACGTGATCGTGACTGGCCGCGCTGCAAAGCCCGAGATGATCGAATTGGCCGATACCGTGACCGAGATGGGCATGCTCAAGCACGCCTTCCAGGCCGGTATCCGTGCACAGAAGGGCGTCGAGCTGTGA
- a CDS encoding cobyrinate a,c-diamide synthase, which translates to MSQSRHCPAVLIAAPASGQGKTTVTAALARLHRNLGRKVRVFKCGPDFLDPMILERASGAPVYQLDLWMIGAEESRRLLWEAAGEADLILIEGVMGLFDGTPSSADLARHFGVPVLAVIDGTAMAQTFGALALGLARYQADLPFAGVLANRVGSLRHAQLLEGSLTEGLRWYGGLSRERGIELPSRHLGLVQASELNDLDTRLDAAAEALAASCDAAMPPPVTFVGPEPQVRAASLDGVRIGVARDEAFAFTYGANLELLRSLGAQLEFFSPLHDRELPVVDSLYLPGGYPELHHHALAANAPMSEAIRAHHAQGKPLLAECGGMLYLLDALTDVAGERAELLGLLPGEATMQKRLAALALQAVELPEGTLRGHTYHHSLTSTPLEPIARGLSPNGGRGNEAVYRLGRLTASYVHFYFPSNPDAAAALLRP; encoded by the coding sequence GTGAGTCAATCGCGCCACTGCCCCGCGGTGTTGATCGCGGCACCGGCCTCTGGCCAGGGCAAGACCACCGTCACTGCTGCTTTGGCCCGCCTGCACCGCAACCTCGGGCGCAAGGTGAGGGTGTTCAAGTGTGGCCCCGACTTTCTGGACCCGATGATTCTCGAGCGGGCCAGTGGCGCGCCGGTGTACCAGCTGGATTTGTGGATGATCGGAGCCGAGGAAAGCCGCCGCCTGCTGTGGGAAGCTGCCGGCGAGGCCGACCTGATCCTGATCGAAGGGGTCATGGGATTGTTCGACGGCACCCCGTCCAGTGCCGACCTGGCGCGCCACTTCGGCGTGCCAGTGCTGGCTGTGATCGACGGTACGGCCATGGCCCAGACCTTCGGCGCCCTGGCCCTGGGCCTGGCGCGTTACCAGGCCGACCTGCCGTTCGCCGGCGTACTGGCCAACCGCGTGGGCAGCCTGCGCCACGCGCAGCTGCTCGAAGGTAGCCTGACCGAGGGCCTGCGCTGGTATGGCGGCTTGTCCCGTGAGCGCGGCATTGAATTGCCCAGCCGTCATCTTGGGCTGGTTCAGGCCAGCGAGCTGAACGACCTGGATACCCGCCTAGATGCCGCCGCCGAGGCGCTTGCCGCCAGCTGCGACGCCGCCATGCCTCCGCCGGTGACCTTTGTCGGCCCCGAGCCGCAGGTGCGTGCTGCCTCGCTGGACGGTGTGCGCATTGGTGTGGCGCGAGACGAAGCGTTCGCGTTCACCTATGGTGCCAACCTTGAGCTGCTGCGCAGCCTGGGCGCGCAGCTGGAATTCTTCTCGCCGCTGCACGACCGTGAACTGCCAGTGGTGGACAGCCTGTACCTCCCGGGTGGCTATCCCGAACTGCATCACCACGCCCTGGCTGCCAATGCGCCAATGAGCGAGGCAATCCGCGCCCATCATGCTCAGGGCAAGCCGTTGCTGGCTGAATGTGGCGGCATGCTGTACCTGCTGGATGCCCTGACTGACGTCGCCGGCGAGCGTGCCGAATTGCTCGGCCTGCTACCAGGCGAGGCGACCATGCAAAAGCGCCTGGCGGCCCTGGCCTTGCAGGCGGTGGAGCTGCCGGAAGGTACCCTGCGCGGCCATACCTATCACCACTCGCTAACCAGCACGCCGCTGGAGCCGATCGCCCGAGGCCTCAGCCCCAACGGCGGGCGGGGCAACGAAGCGGTGTATCGCCTGGGTCGGCTGACGGCCTCTTACGTGCACTTCTACTTCCCCTCCAACCCTGATGCGGCGGCGGCGCTGTTGCGACCATGA
- the bluB gene encoding 5,6-dimethylbenzimidazole synthase produces MSEHAYSAAERAAIYRAIGERRDMRHFAGGQVAPALLGRLLAAAHQAPSVGLMQPWRFIRITQRDLRTRIQALVEAERLRTAEALGERADDFMKLKVEGINDCAELLVAALMDNREPHIFGRRTLPEMDLASLACAIQNLWLAARGEGLGMGWVSLFDPLALAALLGMPEGAKPVAVLCLGPVTEFYPAPMLVLENWAEERPLSDMLYENQWGERQ; encoded by the coding sequence ATGAGCGAACACGCCTACAGCGCCGCCGAACGCGCTGCGATCTATCGGGCTATCGGTGAGCGTCGCGACATGCGCCATTTTGCCGGTGGCCAGGTTGCGCCAGCACTGCTGGGCCGCTTGCTGGCCGCCGCACACCAGGCGCCTAGCGTCGGTTTGATGCAGCCCTGGCGTTTCATTCGCATCACCCAGCGTGACCTGCGTACCCGCATCCAGGCCTTGGTGGAGGCGGAGCGTCTGCGCACTGCCGAGGCATTGGGCGAGCGGGCTGATGACTTCATGAAGCTGAAGGTAGAAGGCATCAATGACTGTGCCGAGCTGCTGGTAGCGGCCTTGATGGACAACCGCGAGCCGCACATCTTCGGCCGTCGCACCCTGCCGGAGATGGACCTGGCCTCGCTGGCCTGCGCCATTCAGAACCTGTGGCTGGCGGCCCGTGGCGAAGGGCTGGGCATGGGCTGGGTGTCGCTGTTCGACCCTCTGGCGCTGGCAGCACTGCTGGGTATGCCGGAAGGGGCCAAACCGGTGGCGGTGCTGTGCCTGGGACCCGTGACCGAATTTTACCCTGCACCCATGCTGGTGCTGGAAAACTGGGCCGAAGAACGGCCTTTGAGTGACATGTTGTACGAAAACCAATGGGGAGAGCGCCAATGA
- the cbiB gene encoding adenosylcobinamide-phosphate synthase CbiB, protein MSVALLTMAGVALDALLGEPQRRHPLVAFGNMAGNLERRLNAGGRGWRSHGVSAWFLAVVPLTLVALILSWLPYIGWLVDVLALYCALGLRSLGEHVLPVANALRQGDLEEARRRVGYLVSRETRELDEPAVARAATESVLENGSDAVFAALFWFVVAGAPGVVLYRLSNTLDAMWGYRNERFERFGWCAARIDDVLNYIPARLVALTYALLGKTRLALACWRKQGPLWDSPNAGPVMAAGAGALGVALGGPAVYHGELHERPRLGEGPMADADAIERGWSLVQRGVWLWLLLICLGAYINA, encoded by the coding sequence ATGAGCGTGGCCTTGCTGACCATGGCCGGGGTGGCCCTGGATGCCTTGCTGGGCGAACCGCAGCGGCGCCACCCTCTGGTGGCCTTCGGCAATATGGCCGGTAACCTGGAGCGCCGCCTGAATGCAGGTGGCCGCGGCTGGCGCAGCCACGGCGTGAGTGCGTGGTTTCTGGCGGTGGTGCCGCTGACCCTGGTGGCGCTGATCCTGTCCTGGCTGCCGTACATCGGCTGGCTGGTGGATGTGCTGGCGCTGTACTGCGCCCTGGGCCTGCGCAGTTTGGGCGAACATGTGCTGCCGGTGGCCAACGCCTTGCGCCAGGGCGACCTGGAGGAAGCCCGGCGCCGCGTCGGCTACCTGGTCAGCCGCGAAACCCGGGAGCTGGACGAGCCCGCCGTGGCCCGCGCAGCCACCGAGTCGGTACTGGAAAACGGCAGTGACGCGGTGTTCGCCGCGCTGTTCTGGTTTGTGGTGGCCGGCGCGCCGGGCGTGGTGCTGTACCGCCTGAGCAACACCCTGGATGCCATGTGGGGGTATCGCAACGAACGCTTCGAGCGCTTCGGCTGGTGCGCGGCGCGCATTGATGATGTGCTCAACTATATTCCCGCAAGGCTGGTGGCGCTGACTTACGCACTGCTGGGCAAGACCCGCCTGGCGCTGGCTTGCTGGCGCAAGCAGGGCCCGCTGTGGGACAGCCCCAACGCCGGACCGGTGATGGCCGCCGGTGCCGGAGCACTCGGTGTAGCGCTGGGCGGCCCGGCTGTTTACCACGGCGAACTGCATGAGCGGCCACGCCTGGGCGAAGGGCCGATGGCTGACGCCGATGCCATCGAGCGTGGCTGGAGCCTGGTGCAGCGCGGCGTGTGGCTGTGGCTGTTGTTGATCTGCCTGGGGGCTTACATCAATGCTTGA
- the cobD gene encoding threonine-phosphate decarboxylase CobD, with protein sequence MLEHGGRLLRAVQHYGIPREQWLDLSSGIAPWPFPIPPIPTDAWARLPETEDGLEAAARGYYGARELLPVAGSQAAIQALPLLRAAGRVGVLSPCYAEHPYAWHRAGHHLVELDETQVEAMLDSLDVLVLVNPNNPTGQRVPRERLLGWHARLAARGGWLLVDEAFMDNTPADGVVDCADLPGLIVLRSFGKFFGLAGVRLGFVAAERSLLLRLAELLGPWTVNGPTRVLAQASLADKPAQRVQIERCAAASQRLATMLSSTGLAPSGGCDLFQYVRSERAVQLHDFLARRGILVRLFEHPPAVRLGLPECAADEQRLAQALADFQKESA encoded by the coding sequence ATGCTTGAACACGGTGGCCGCCTGCTGCGTGCGGTGCAACATTACGGTATCCCTCGCGAGCAGTGGCTCGACCTGTCCAGCGGCATCGCGCCCTGGCCGTTCCCGATCCCGCCGATACCTACAGATGCCTGGGCTCGCCTGCCTGAGACCGAAGACGGCCTGGAGGCGGCGGCACGCGGGTATTACGGCGCCCGCGAGCTGCTGCCGGTGGCGGGTTCCCAGGCGGCGATCCAGGCTTTGCCGCTGCTGCGTGCGGCTGGCCGGGTAGGGGTGCTGTCGCCGTGCTATGCCGAACACCCGTATGCCTGGCATCGGGCGGGCCATCATCTGGTCGAGCTGGATGAAACGCAGGTCGAGGCGATGCTCGACAGCCTCGACGTGCTGGTGCTGGTCAATCCCAATAACCCGACCGGGCAGCGGGTACCGCGTGAGCGCCTGCTGGGCTGGCACGCGCGCCTGGCTGCACGCGGTGGCTGGCTGTTGGTCGACGAAGCGTTCATGGACAACACCCCGGCGGATGGCGTGGTCGATTGCGCCGACCTCCCGGGGCTGATCGTGCTGCGATCATTCGGCAAGTTCTTTGGGCTGGCCGGGGTACGCCTGGGCTTCGTCGCCGCCGAGCGCAGCCTGTTGCTGCGCCTGGCCGAGCTGCTTGGCCCGTGGACGGTCAACGGGCCAACCCGGGTGCTGGCCCAGGCAAGCCTGGCCGACAAGCCTGCCCAGCGCGTGCAGATTGAACGTTGCGCTGCCGCCAGCCAGCGCTTGGCAACAATGCTGTCCAGCACCGGCCTTGCCCCCAGCGGCGGCTGTGACCTGTTCCAGTACGTGCGCAGCGAGCGCGCCGTGCAGTTGCATGACTTTCTTGCCCGCCGCGGCATCCTGGTGCGCTTGTTCGAACACCCACCGGCCGTGCGCCTGGGGCTGCCTGAATGTGCGGCGGACGAACAGCGTCTCGCCCAGGCCCTGGCGGACTTTCAAAAGGAATCGGCATGA
- a CDS encoding cobyric acid synthase: protein MTTLMVQGTTSDAGKSTLVTALCRWLLRQGVGVVPFKPQNMALNSAVTADGGEIGRAQAVQAQACRLAPHTDMNPVLLKPNSDTGAQVIIHGRAVTSMNAVAYHDYKAIAMQAVLASHQRLSAAWPVVMVEGAGSPAEINLRAGDIANMGFAEAVDCPVILVADINRGGVFAHLVGTLELLSPSEQARVKGFVINRFRGDIALLQPGLDWLEQRTGKPVLGVLPYVTDLHLEAEDGIDVRQGAKSERVLKVIVPVLPRISNHTDFDPLRLHPQVDLQFIGPGQPIPAADLIILPGSKSVRSDLAQLRERGWDKAIERHLRYGGKLIGICGGLQMLGREVHDPLGLEGAPGSSAGLGLLDYATVLEAEKQLRNVAGTLKLEAVPVAGYEIHAGVTTGPALEQPAVQLADGRCEGAVSADGQILATYLHGLFEGSQSCAALLRWAGLEEVQSIDYEALRERDIERLADLVEKHLDTAHLRQLCGVA from the coding sequence ATGACCACCCTCATGGTGCAAGGCACCACCTCCGACGCTGGCAAGAGCACGCTGGTAACTGCCCTGTGCCGCTGGCTGTTGCGCCAAGGCGTTGGCGTGGTGCCGTTCAAGCCACAGAACATGGCACTGAACAGCGCGGTAACTGCCGACGGCGGTGAAATTGGCCGCGCCCAGGCGGTGCAGGCGCAGGCTTGCCGGCTGGCACCCCATACCGACATGAACCCCGTGTTGCTCAAACCCAACAGCGATACCGGCGCCCAGGTGATCATCCACGGCCGTGCGGTCACCAGCATGAACGCGGTGGCTTACCACGACTACAAAGCCATCGCCATGCAGGCGGTGCTGGCTTCGCACCAGCGCCTGAGTGCCGCCTGGCCGGTGGTCATGGTCGAAGGCGCGGGGTCGCCAGCGGAGATCAACCTGCGTGCCGGCGACATCGCCAACATGGGGTTTGCCGAGGCGGTGGACTGCCCGGTGATCCTGGTTGCCGACATCAACCGCGGCGGGGTGTTCGCCCACCTGGTGGGCACGCTGGAATTGCTGTCGCCCAGTGAGCAGGCGCGGGTCAAAGGCTTTGTCATCAACCGCTTCCGTGGCGATATCGCTTTATTGCAGCCGGGGCTGGACTGGCTGGAGCAACGCACCGGCAAGCCAGTGCTGGGGGTGCTGCCTTATGTCACCGACCTGCACCTGGAAGCCGAAGACGGCATCGATGTGCGCCAAGGCGCCAAAAGCGAGCGCGTGCTCAAGGTGATTGTGCCGGTATTGCCGCGCATCAGTAACCATACCGACTTCGACCCGTTGCGCCTGCATCCGCAGGTGGACCTGCAGTTCATTGGCCCGGGCCAGCCGATCCCGGCTGCAGACCTGATCATCCTGCCGGGCTCCAAGAGCGTACGCAGTGACCTGGCACAGCTGCGCGAGCGTGGGTGGGATAAAGCCATCGAGCGGCACCTGCGTTACGGTGGCAAGCTGATCGGGATCTGCGGCGGCCTGCAGATGCTGGGCCGCGAAGTGCATGACCCGCTGGGTCTGGAAGGGGCTCCCGGCTCAAGCGCTGGGCTTGGCCTGCTCGATTACGCCACGGTGCTGGAGGCCGAGAAGCAACTGCGCAACGTTGCCGGTACGCTGAAGCTTGAAGCAGTGCCGGTGGCCGGCTATGAAATTCACGCTGGCGTCACCACGGGGCCGGCCCTCGAACAGCCAGCGGTACAGCTCGCCGATGGCCGCTGCGAGGGTGCTGTGAGCGCCGATGGCCAGATCCTCGCCACCTACCTGCACGGCCTGTTCGAAGGCAGCCAGTCGTGTGCTGCGCTGCTACGTTGGGCTGGCCTGGAGGAGGTGCAAAGCATCGATTACGAAGCCTTGCGTGAACGCGACATAGAGCGCCTGGCCGACCTGGTGGAAAAACACCTGGACACGGCGCACTTGCGCCAACTGTGTGGGGTGGCCTGA
- the cobU gene encoding bifunctional adenosylcobinamide kinase/adenosylcobinamide-phosphate guanylyltransferase has translation MRNLILGGARSGKSRLAEQLASASGLPVTYIATSQPLDGEMSERVSLHRQRRPADWGLIEEPLALAAVLRTEAAEGRCLLVDCLTLWLSNLLMLEDDQRLAEERDALLACLEQLPGTLILVSNETGLGVVPMGELTRRYVDLAGWLHQAVAERCQRVVLTVAGLPLMLKGAAL, from the coding sequence ATGCGCAACCTTATTCTCGGCGGGGCCCGTTCCGGCAAGAGTCGCCTGGCCGAACAGCTGGCCAGTGCAAGCGGCCTGCCGGTAACCTACATCGCCACCAGCCAGCCTCTGGATGGTGAAATGAGTGAACGCGTGTCGCTGCACCGTCAGCGCCGCCCCGCCGATTGGGGGCTGATCGAAGAGCCGTTGGCCCTGGCGGCAGTACTGCGTACCGAAGCGGCCGAAGGGCGCTGCCTGCTGGTGGACTGCCTGACCCTGTGGCTGAGCAACCTGCTGATGCTGGAAGACGACCAGCGCCTGGCCGAGGAGCGTGACGCCCTGCTGGCCTGCCTGGAGCAGTTGCCTGGCACCCTCATTCTGGTCAGCAACGAAACTGGCCTGGGCGTCGTGCCCATGGGCGAGCTGACCCGGCGCTATGTCGACCTGGCCGGCTGGCTGCACCAGGCCGTGGCCGAACGCTGCCAGCGCGTGGTGCTGACCGTAGCCGGCCTGCCCCTAATGCTCAAAGGAGCTGCACTATGA
- the cobT gene encoding nicotinate-nucleotide--dimethylbenzimidazole phosphoribosyltransferase: MTQAWWRDACHSLDNAAMDKARARQQQLTKPAGSLGQLEGLAVQLAGLQGRERPALDQAAISIFAGDHGVVEEGISAYPQAVTGQMLRNFVGGGAAISVLARQLQASLEVVDLGTIDPHLELPGVRHLRLGAGTANFARQPAMTEGQLHAALQAGRDSALRAAEQGAQLFIGGEMGIGNTTAAAALASVLLGCPPAELSGPGTGLDNAGVRHKAEVIERALNLHGLQAADPLQALGCVGGFEIAALAGAYIGCAQAGIAVLVDGFICSVAALVAVRLNPQCRAWLLFAHQGAEPGHKALLDALQAEPLLALGLRLGEGSGAALAVPLLRLACALHGQMATFAEAAVADRPA, encoded by the coding sequence ATGACTCAAGCCTGGTGGCGTGACGCCTGCCATTCTCTCGACAACGCCGCCATGGACAAGGCTCGTGCCCGTCAGCAACAGCTGACCAAACCTGCTGGCTCACTCGGGCAACTGGAAGGCCTGGCCGTTCAGCTGGCGGGCCTGCAAGGGCGTGAACGGCCAGCCCTGGATCAGGCCGCCATCAGCATTTTCGCGGGTGACCACGGCGTGGTCGAAGAAGGTATCTCGGCCTACCCGCAGGCGGTGACCGGTCAGATGCTGCGCAACTTCGTCGGCGGTGGTGCGGCGATCAGCGTACTGGCGCGCCAGCTGCAGGCCAGCCTTGAGGTGGTCGACCTTGGCACCATCGATCCTCATCTGGAACTGCCCGGTGTGCGCCACCTGCGCCTGGGGGCCGGCACGGCCAACTTCGCCCGCCAGCCAGCGATGACCGAGGGGCAGTTGCACGCAGCCTTGCAGGCAGGCCGCGACAGCGCCCTGCGTGCCGCTGAACAGGGCGCGCAGCTGTTCATTGGCGGCGAGATGGGGATTGGCAACACCACGGCCGCTGCGGCCTTGGCCAGCGTCCTGCTAGGCTGCCCGCCTGCTGAACTCAGCGGCCCGGGCACCGGCCTGGACAACGCTGGCGTGCGGCACAAGGCCGAGGTCATCGAGCGGGCGCTGAACCTGCATGGCCTGCAGGCCGCAGATCCATTGCAGGCACTGGGTTGTGTCGGCGGTTTCGAGATCGCGGCATTGGCCGGGGCCTATATCGGCTGCGCGCAGGCGGGCATCGCCGTGCTGGTGGACGGTTTCATTTGTAGCGTTGCCGCCCTGGTGGCGGTGCGCCTCAACCCGCAGTGCCGGGCGTGGTTGCTGTTTGCCCATCAGGGCGCGGAGCCTGGGCACAAGGCTTTGCTGGATGCGTTGCAGGCCGAACCGCTATTGGCATTGGGCCTGCGCCTGGGCGAGGGCAGTGGTGCTGCGTTGGCCGTGCCGTTGTTGCGCCTGGCCTGTGCGCTGCACGGGCAGATGGCGACCTTTGCCGAGGCCGCCGTGGCGGACCGCCCGGCATGA
- the cobC gene encoding alpha-ribazole phosphatase family protein, which produces MILDLLRHGETEQGGLRGSLDDALTDKGWAQMRSAVAEAGPWQVLVSSPLQRCARFADELGRRLDLTVQREAGLQELHFGDWEGRSAAQIMEDQADALGRFWADPYACTPPNGEPVQAFAERVLAAVERLSRQHAGKRVLLVTHGGVMRLLLARARGLPKEQLLQVEVGHGALVRLVMGGDGQLAEEH; this is translated from the coding sequence ATGATCCTCGACCTGCTGCGCCACGGCGAAACGGAACAGGGCGGCTTGCGCGGTAGCCTGGACGATGCCCTCACTGACAAGGGCTGGGCGCAGATGCGCAGCGCCGTGGCCGAAGCGGGCCCGTGGCAGGTGCTGGTCAGTTCGCCGCTGCAGCGCTGTGCGCGTTTTGCCGATGAACTGGGTCGGCGGCTGGATTTGACCGTGCAACGCGAAGCAGGTTTGCAAGAGCTGCATTTTGGTGACTGGGAAGGCCGTAGCGCAGCGCAGATCATGGAAGACCAGGCGGATGCCTTGGGGCGCTTTTGGGCAGACCCCTACGCCTGCACCCCGCCCAACGGCGAACCGGTGCAGGCATTCGCCGAGCGGGTGCTGGCCGCTGTCGAGCGTTTGAGCCGCCAGCATGCGGGTAAGCGGGTGCTGCTGGTCACCCATGGCGGGGTGATGCGGTTATTGCTGGCCCGGGCGCGAGGCCTGCCGAAGGAGCAGTTATTGCAGGTTGAAGTCGGGCACGGGGCGCTGGTGCGGCTGGTGATGGGTGGCGACGGTCAACTGGCCGAGGAACACTGA
- a CDS encoding adenosylcobinamide-GDP ribazoletransferase, with amino-acid sequence MLPFWIALQFLSSLPVSLPGMPEPRELGRSLLFYPLVGLLFGLLLWLASLLLQGTPAPLHAALLLTLWVLLSGALHLDGLADSADAWLGGFGDRERTLQIMKDPRSGPIAVVTLVLVLLLKFCALWVLVEQGIGAQVLLAPLIGRAAMLGLFLCTPYVRPGGLGQALAEHLPRRIAGWVLLGSALFCLVLGGWVAVLALAMFAWLRHLICRRLGGTTGDTAGAMLELLELVVVLGLALGL; translated from the coding sequence ATGTTGCCGTTCTGGATTGCCTTGCAGTTTCTCAGCAGCTTGCCCGTGAGCCTGCCGGGCATGCCGGAGCCGCGTGAGCTGGGGCGTTCGCTGCTGTTCTACCCACTGGTCGGGCTGTTGTTCGGGCTGCTGCTGTGGCTGGCCAGCCTTCTGCTGCAGGGTACGCCAGCGCCGCTGCATGCGGCATTGCTGCTGACGTTGTGGGTATTGCTCAGTGGCGCCTTGCACCTGGATGGTCTGGCTGACAGTGCCGACGCCTGGCTGGGTGGTTTCGGCGACCGTGAGCGCACCTTGCAGATCATGAAAGACCCCCGTAGCGGGCCGATTGCCGTGGTCACCCTGGTGCTGGTGCTGTTGCTGAAGTTTTGCGCCTTGTGGGTGTTGGTTGAGCAGGGCATCGGGGCGCAGGTGCTGCTGGCTCCCTTGATCGGCCGGGCGGCGATGTTGGGCCTGTTCCTCTGTACACCCTATGTGCGGCCTGGCGGGTTGGGCCAGGCGTTGGCCGAGCACTTGCCCCGACGTATAGCCGGGTGGGTGCTGCTGGGCAGTGCGCTGTTCTGCCTGGTCTTGGGCGGCTGGGTGGCAGTGCTGGCGCTGGCCATGTTTGCCTGGTTGCGGCACCTCATTTGCCGACGCCTGGGTGGAACTACCGGGGATACAGCTGGCGCGATGCTGGAGTTGCTCGAACTGGTTGTCGTGCTTGGATTGGCGCTAGGCCTTTGA
- a CDS encoding glycoside hydrolase family 5 protein codes for MAFWDAPRHGGNSFNRLPPDQAYFDALKGYGATWVRLSYDKWQPVQRDFLLGNADAYAGLPAADLATLRATLDRAHQAGLKVVIAPLSLPGMRWSQNNQGQFDDRLWQDKRYWSQAMAFWRDMARELKGHPAIAAYNLINEPAPEKLGGLAEHAEPGQMQQWYVRAQGTARDLPLLYRQLIAAIREQDTDTPVMVDAGWFAAADAFDYWPAPLEDPRVLYSVHMYEPYAATSAPNMTRKHPIAYPGAAPFAGQTQQWDGARVERYLRQPLAWAEAMGLPRSRLVVGEFGCMRRLSGCRQYLEDVLTVLDRNQLHWAFYSFREDNWDGMDYELGSAKVPWRYWQAIEQGTPDPLPRTATVEFEPIRKRLNPD; via the coding sequence ATGGCGTTCTGGGATGCCCCTCGCCACGGCGGTAACAGCTTCAACCGGCTGCCACCCGATCAAGCCTATTTCGATGCCCTGAAGGGGTATGGCGCCACATGGGTGCGGCTGTCGTACGACAAATGGCAACCGGTACAACGTGATTTCCTGCTCGGCAATGCCGACGCTTATGCAGGCCTGCCCGCCGCCGACCTGGCTACGCTGCGCGCCACCCTTGACCGTGCTCATCAGGCGGGGCTCAAGGTGGTCATTGCCCCGCTCTCGCTACCCGGTATGCGCTGGTCGCAAAACAACCAGGGCCAATTCGATGATCGATTGTGGCAAGACAAGCGCTACTGGTCCCAGGCCATGGCCTTCTGGCGAGACATGGCACGTGAACTGAAAGGCCACCCGGCCATTGCGGCCTACAACCTGATCAATGAGCCCGCCCCGGAAAAACTGGGCGGCTTGGCCGAACACGCCGAACCGGGGCAAATGCAGCAGTGGTATGTGCGAGCGCAGGGCACCGCGCGCGATCTGCCGTTGCTGTACCGGCAACTGATAGCGGCCATTCGCGAGCAGGACACTGACACACCGGTCATGGTCGATGCAGGTTGGTTCGCTGCCGCAGACGCCTTCGACTACTGGCCTGCTCCCCTGGAAGACCCGCGAGTGTTGTACAGCGTGCACATGTACGAGCCCTATGCCGCTACCAGTGCGCCCAACATGACGCGCAAGCACCCCATCGCCTATCCGGGCGCCGCACCGTTTGCCGGGCAAACCCAGCAGTGGGATGGGGCGCGAGTTGAACGCTACTTGCGCCAGCCGTTGGCATGGGCCGAAGCCATGGGCCTGCCGCGGTCGCGCCTGGTGGTAGGCGAGTTTGGCTGCATGCGCAGGCTATCGGGTTGCCGGCAATACCTTGAAGACGTACTCACCGTGCTGGATCGCAATCAGTTGCACTGGGCTTTCTATAGCTTCCGTGAAGACAACTGGGACGGCATGGACTACGAACTGGGTTCGGCGAAGGTGCCGTGGCGCTACTGGCAGGCGATCGAGCAAGGTACGCCAGACCCATTGCCGCGCACAGCAACGGTTGAGTTCGAGCCTATACGAAAGCGCTTGAACCCGGACTGA
- a CDS encoding MarR family winged helix-turn-helix transcriptional regulator — translation MLTSECICTHLRRAARGVSRHYDEALAGFGVNVAQFSLLRHLQRLDRPSITTLAEAMGLERSTLGRNLRVLEAEGLVALAEGEDQRNRVVLLTAAGTQLLHAAHPAWEQAQIELVERLGAGQRDELVRLLDQLA, via the coding sequence ATGCTGACCAGTGAATGCATCTGTACCCATCTGCGTCGCGCCGCCCGCGGGGTGAGCCGGCATTATGACGAGGCCCTTGCCGGCTTCGGGGTCAATGTCGCGCAGTTTTCCCTGCTAAGGCACCTGCAGCGGCTCGACCGCCCCAGCATCACCACCTTGGCCGAAGCCATGGGCCTGGAGCGCAGTACCCTGGGGCGTAACCTGCGGGTACTGGAGGCGGAAGGGCTGGTGGCCCTGGCCGAAGGCGAGGACCAGCGCAACCGCGTGGTGCTGCTGACTGCGGCCGGGACGCAGCTGCTGCATGCCGCGCACCCAGCCTGGGAACAAGCCCAGATCGAACTGGTGGAGCGGTTGGGCGCCGGGCAGCGGGATGAACTGGTGCGTTTGCTGGACCAATTGGCCTGA